From Candidatus Nitricoxidivorans perseverans, the proteins below share one genomic window:
- a CDS encoding pteridine reductase yields the protein MNIPVALVTGGARRVGAEIVRALHAAGARVAIHHRRSSSEAQALAAELNALRPDSAAAFAADLCDAGALSALVEAVVARFGRLDALVNNASTFHPTPLAAIDETAWSDIVGSNLKGPLFLSQAAAPHLAAAGGCIVNITDIHADRPLKGYPLYCAAKAGLNGLTRALALELAPTVRVNAVAPGAVDWPEDDSFPPDEQAAIIARTLLKRAGTPDDIARAVKFLVFDSPYVTGQIINVDGGRLVRP from the coding sequence TTCGCGCCCTGCATGCGGCGGGCGCACGCGTGGCCATCCACCATCGTCGCTCGTCGAGCGAAGCGCAGGCACTGGCGGCCGAGCTCAACGCATTGCGACCCGACTCGGCCGCCGCCTTCGCCGCCGACCTGTGCGACGCCGGGGCGCTATCCGCGCTCGTCGAGGCCGTCGTGGCGCGGTTCGGCCGGCTCGACGCGCTGGTGAACAACGCATCGACCTTCCACCCGACGCCGCTGGCGGCGATCGACGAGACGGCATGGTCGGACATCGTCGGCAGCAATCTCAAGGGGCCGCTGTTCCTTTCGCAGGCGGCCGCGCCGCATCTCGCCGCGGCCGGTGGCTGCATCGTGAACATCACCGACATCCACGCCGACCGACCGCTCAAGGGCTACCCGCTCTACTGCGCCGCCAAGGCGGGTCTGAACGGCCTCACCCGGGCTCTGGCCCTGGAGCTGGCCCCGACGGTGCGCGTCAACGCCGTGGCGCCGGGGGCGGTGGATTGGCCGGAGGACGACAGCTTCCCGCCGGACGAGCAGGCGGCCATCATCGCCCGCACCCTGCTCAAGCGTGCCGGCACGCCGGACGACATCGCCCGAGCGGTGAAATTCCTGGTCTTCGACTCGCCCTATGTGACCGGGCAGATCATCAACGTGGACGGCGGCCGCTTGGTTCGCCCATGA
- the ttcA gene encoding tRNA 2-thiocytidine(32) synthetase TtcA, with product MTPAPTAREAGKAAFENNKLAKRLRREVGQAIADFNMIENGDRVMVCLSGGKDSFGLLDILLYLRSHAPIRFDVIAVNLDQKQPGFPAEVLPNYLSGLGVPFHIEEQDTYSIVQRVIPAGKTTCSLCSRLRRGILYRVAGELGATKIALGHHRDDILATLFLNMFFAARLKAMPPKLVSDDGRHVVIRPLATCREKDLEAWARHRQFPIIPCNLCGSQPNLQRQQVKQMLIDWEKRFPGRVETIFRSLSSVVPSHLMDARLHDFAHLAATGVPNPEGDRAFDPEEF from the coding sequence ATGACCCCCGCCCCCACCGCACGGGAGGCCGGAAAGGCCGCCTTCGAGAACAACAAGCTCGCCAAGCGCCTGCGCCGCGAAGTAGGCCAGGCCATCGCCGACTTCAACATGATCGAGAACGGCGACCGCGTGATGGTCTGCCTGTCGGGCGGCAAGGATTCCTTCGGCCTGCTCGACATCCTGCTCTACCTGCGCAGCCATGCGCCCATCCGCTTCGACGTCATCGCCGTCAATCTGGACCAGAAGCAGCCGGGTTTTCCGGCGGAGGTGCTGCCGAACTACCTTTCCGGCTTGGGCGTTCCCTTCCACATCGAGGAGCAGGACACCTATTCCATCGTGCAGCGGGTGATCCCGGCGGGCAAGACGACCTGCTCGCTGTGTTCGCGGCTGCGCCGGGGCATCCTCTACCGGGTGGCGGGCGAGCTGGGCGCGACGAAGATCGCGCTCGGCCACCACCGCGACGACATCCTCGCCACGCTGTTCCTCAACATGTTCTTCGCGGCCAGGCTGAAGGCCATGCCGCCGAAGCTGGTATCGGACGACGGCCGCCACGTCGTCATCCGGCCGCTGGCCACTTGCCGCGAAAAGGACCTGGAAGCGTGGGCGCGCCACCGGCAGTTCCCGATCATCCCCTGCAACCTCTGCGGCTCGCAGCCCAACCTCCAGCGGCAGCAGGTGAAGCAGATGCTGATCGACTGGGAAAAGCGGTTCCCCGGCCGCGTCGAGACGATCTTCCGCAGCCTCTCCAGCGTCGTGCCTTCGCACCTGATGGATGCGCGGCTCCACGATTTCGCGCACCTGGCCGCCACCGGGGTGCCCAATCCCGAAGGCGACCGGGCTTTCGATCCCGAAGAGTTCTGA